ATATTCTTTCATTTTCTTAAAAATGTTATGTAAATATATTTGTACTTCGGGATGAGTTACATCAAGCGCATAAATGTTTTTTTCAAAATTAAAATATACTATTTTTGGATTTCCATCTTTATTTTTCACTAACCAATCTCTATGATTTTGAAAAATAGTTGATGTTTCAGAAACACTAAAAGGAGCTAACCAAAGTCCTGATTTATATCCATATTTTTTTATTTTTTCTACTATTCTATTAAAAGTTGGAAATGTTTTTTTTGGTATCCAATCACCTATATCCTCTTGCCATGAATTATCCAATTGAAAAATTTCATAATTATATTCTTTTAATAGTTCTAATTTTTTTATTACATCTTCCCAAGTTAATTTTTCAAAATACTGATATTCTGAAAACCATTTCTTTGGATTCCATTTAAAGAATCTAGGCTTAAGCTCAAATTTCACATAATCAGCATAAATTTCTAATAATTTTTCCAATTTTTTATTTTCTAAAATTATTAAAGGTTCCATATCTATATAATCATCTGAATATTTCCCAAAATATTCTAAACACGCTATTATTTTATTATTCTTAATTTCAAAATACGGATGAGCAATTTTTGAAGACAAAAAGCCATATAATTTATTCTTTTTACCCAAAAAATAATCAGAAATAATATTTTTTTCTAAATACTCTGGCATAGGATGTATAATATATTTCATGTAGTTTTTCCATTCATCTGTTTTTTTTATTTTATAATTTAAAATATTTATTTTTTTTGTTACTCCCCAACTTTGCCAATTATTGATTAATAACTCCTCTTCAACATTATCTTCAAATAATTCTATTTTATTTAAAAAACCTTTTATTTTCCCTCTAATGATAAATCCTTCAGGAATTTTTTCTACTTTGAATTTTATTGAATACCCTGTTTCTTTTATTTCTAAATAATCACCATCAAAAAAATTGTTTAAAATCTTCATGTAAATCCTCCTATGCCTTTTAAACTTTTTTATTTTTATCCTTTAACTGATCCTGCTAACAATCCTCTGATAAAATATTTCCCCAAAATTATATATACAATTAAAGTTGGTAAAGCAGCTATTAATGCGCCCGCCATTTGCACATTCCATTCTACCACTTGACTTCCTGCTAAATTAACAAGCGCTACTGTAATAGGTTGTTTTGAAGGATTATTTGTAACAGTTACCGCAAATAAGAATTCATTCCAAATATTCGTAAATTGCCATATAGCTACAACAACAAACCCAGGAATAGATATTGGTAATAATATTTTTGTATAGATATCATAAAGGTTAGCACCATCAATAGAAGCCGCTTCTATTAACTCATCTGGTACTTCTTCATAATAATTTTTAAACATCAATGTTGTTATTGGAATTCCATAAATAACATGAATTATAATCAAAGCATGAATTGTACCATATAATCCTATTTTTTGAAAAAATTGAATTAAAGGAAATAAAACACTTTGATATGGTATAAACATTCCAAACAATAGTAATGCAAAAACTAGATTTGAAAATTTAAATTTTAATTTTGATAAAGCAAAACCATTTATAGATCCTAAAAACGATGAAATAACTGTAGCAGGTATTGTTAAATATAAACTATTTTTCATATTTGGAGATAGTTTTTTAAATGCAGTTAAAAAACCATCTAGCGAAAAATGTTTTGGGAAATCCCACATTGTAGCAATTGATATTTCACTTAAAGACTTAAAACTTGTTATTATTGTGACATAAAAAGGGATAATAAAAAACAAAGAAAATATTATTAAAATAGTATAATAAATAAATAATTTAGTTCTTGTCATGAATTCACATCCCTTCTAAGAGAAAAATATAAATAAGGGATTATAATGACAGCTACCATTAATAACATAATTACTGAAATAGCTGATCCCATGGCATATTTATTAGATCTAAATGTTAATTCAAACATATAAATTGCTGGAACATCAGTAACATTATTTGGACCACTTCCAGTCATTGCATAAATTAAATCAAATATTTTTAAAGATATATGCCCTAATACAATCATTGCACTTAAAGTAATAGGCTTAAGCAAAGGCATTTTTATTTTCCAAAAAATATATCTATCATTTGCTCCATCAACTTTTGCAGCTTCTAATATTTCATAAGGTATAGCTTTTAATCCTGCTAAATACATTGCCATAATATACCCGGACATTTGCCATATTGCTGCTATAATTACCGGTATCAAAGCGAGATTAAAATTCCCAACACTTTCCGAACTTGTATACCATAACCATTGCAACTTTTCTAACCCAAAATTTTTTAATAGTAGATTGATTCCTTGCGGATCTTTTGGAATATTCCCAGGAGCAAAAATCCAACTCCATACTGTTCCTGTCACAACAAAAGCTATTGCCATAGGAAATAAAAATAAATTTTGAAAAAAACGCGAGCCTTTAATACCTCTATCAATTAAATTAGCCAAAAACAATCCTAAAGCTATTGATCCTGTTATGAAAAATAACGTAAAGAATAACGTGTTCCATAAATCTGTTTGGAAACGTTGATCTGCAAAAATCCTTTGATAATTTCTAAAACCAACAAACTTATATATACCTCTCAATAAACTACCAAAACTATTCCAATTTGAAAAAGATGTTCGGATAGTTAAAAATATAAAATAATAAACAAATATACCAATTAAAATAAGAGAAGGCAATATTATGTAAAAACCTATTTTTGATTTTCTTTTTTGAATACTCATATAATCACCTACCATCTTAATAATACCCGGTTCTTAAGAACCGGGTAATTAATTTATTCTGTTAAATAACCTTCATCCTCTGCAGCCCACAAAATATCCCTTAATGTATTAGAAATATTCTTCTTCACTATGAATCTGTTTAAGGAATCATTCAATGTTGTAATAAATCCCTCTGGAGCAGCTGAACCATGAATTATTGATGGAACAACAGAAACTGTTGCAAAATCGTTCATTGACCATGTTAAATATACGTCATATTTAGATTTATCAGCATCAATTCTTGCAGGAATGGAACCCTTTATTGGATTAAATATATCTTGGGCTTCTTTGGTTGATATGAATTTTAACCATTTTAATGCATTTTCTCTATGTGGTGCATTTTTAGGTAGTCCAAATGTATCAGAAATAAACATAAATGCATCTGACGTTCCAGGAACAGCAAACCAACCAAAATCCACTCCAGGTTTCCAACCTAATGTTTTAAAATATCCTTCTTCCCAATCACCCATTACATTAAATAATGCTTTCCCTTCAAATACAAGTCTTCCTGCATCTTGCCATGTAAGTGCGGAATGATCTCTATTGAAATATGGAATCATTTCTTCCAAAAGAACTAAAGACATTTCCATTTCTGGAGAATCAAAAGAGGTTGTACCTTCAAATAATCCTTTATATCCTTCCGGACCAAACAAAGATAACATAATATTTTCAAATAAATGTGTTAATGTCCATTTGTTTTTATCTCCTAAAGCTAATGGAATATAACCAGCTTCTTGTGCTTTTTTCATCGCTGCAAAAAATTCAGACCAGGATTTAGGTTCTTTTGTTAAACCAAGTTTTTTAAATAATTTTTTGTTATAAAATACAACATTCCCTCTATGCACATTTACTGGTATTGAATAAACTTCACCTTGATAACTAACAATCTTCATAACATCTTTTGGAAATTTATCATACACTCCCCATTCCCTTAAATACTCTGTTAATGGTTCCATTAATCCAGGTATGACATAAGTATCCGTTAATTCCATTCCAGCGTGCACTTGGAAAGAATCTGGTGGATTTCCCCCTAACATTCTTGTTTTTAATACCGCTTTTGCATTTGTTCCTGCTCCACCGGCTACTGCAGCATTAATAATATTGATATTAGGATAGTATTGATTAAATTTTGCAAATAATGCTAACAAACCTTCTTCTTCTCCTCCGCCAGTCCACCAACTAAAAATTTCTAAATCGTTCGATGCTGCAAAGACACTTGAAATTACCAATAAAATTGTTAATACCAAAACTAACTTTTTCATATTTACACCCCCTGTATGATTAAGATGGAATTATGTTATTTATTTAAAATATATTTAAGTTGTTTTTCTTTTTACTAATTCAACATCTAAAATAATTTTTGAAATTTCTTTCGATTTGTTGTTAATCTTATCTAATAGTATATGAAAAGCTCTATAACCTATTTCAAATTTAGGTATCCTTATAGTTGTTAAATCAATAATTGAAGAATATATAATATCATCATATCCAATAACCATAACATCATCTGGAATTTTTATATTATTTTCTCTCAAAGCTTTAATTACACCATAAGCTAAAATATCATTAAAACAAAACATAGAATCAAAAGAGATTTTTTCATCTATAAATTCAATAGTTTTTTTATAAGCTGCATTTACATCTTCATCAATTTCAAAAATTAGTTTTTTATTTATGGTTAAATTAAATTCCTCAAATGCTTTTTTATAACCCAAAAACCTAGAATAAGATACAAAATTATGATTTTTCACACTTAAAAAAATAATATTTTTTCCACCATTCTCAATAAGATGTTTTGTAGCGAGATATCCTCCTTTTACATCATTTGCATAAATTTCATCTGCATCAATATTTTCAAAATGATCTCCAATAATAACATATGGAATATTTAAATTTATGATTTTTTTAAAATTATTTTTTCCTTTTCTAACAGGGCTTATTAAAATTCCATCTACTCTCTTCTCTGCCATTATTTTTAGAGATTTTTTTTCTATTTCAAAATCATTTTCAACATCCATTAAAACTAAACTATAATCGTTTTCTTTCGTAGCTTTTTCTATACCTTTAAGCACTTCAACAAAAAAAGGATTTGTTATATCCTTAAATAAAACACCTATTGTTTTTGTTTTTTTATTACGCAAAGAGCTAGCTGTTATATTTTTTATATACCCCAATTCTTTTGCTATTTCTAATATTTTTTTTTTAGTTTTTATATTAATATCAGGTTTATTATTTAAAGCTCTTGAAACTGTATTAATTGAAACTCCTGCAATCTTTGCAATATCTTTTATTGTAATATCATTTTTTTTCACATATAACACCTCGAGATTTTATTATCGGTAACGTTACCGATAACGTTACCGATAATATTAAAACATATTTAATATAAAAATCAAAAACTATTTATCTTTCATAAGGATTAATTAAAATATATGATAACTATTTATCGCTTTTTATTGATAAATATTAAACATTTTTGATTTAATATTTATATTTAATTCAAATTATGATATAATGAAGAAAAATCTTTGGGAGTGTTTTGATATGAAAGAATTTATCCGAGGATTAAAAGATGGAATCCCTATTTCTGTAGGATATATTACAATAGCTATTGCTTTTGGAATTTTAGTAAAAACATATAATTATCCATCATATGTTGGATGGCTTATGTCACTAACTGTATTCGCTGGTGCTAGCCAATTTGTTGCTATTGAAATACTAAAAAATGCATCTATTTTCGAAATTATTATAACAACTTTTTTTCTTAATTTAAGACATATTTTAATGTCTTCTACTATAGCTACAAAAGCTGAAAAAAATAAATATATATATTTTCTTTCTTTTGGTATTACCGATGAAACATTTTCAATAGCATATTTTAATAACAAGAATAAAATTTCTTTTAATTATCTTTTTGGATTAATTTTAATATCTTATTTGGGATGGAATCTCGGTACAGTAATAGGTTTACTTTTTTCATCGACTTTTAATTCGAATTTAAAAAATAGTATGAGTATATCATTATATGCCATGTTTTTAAGTATTTTAATCCCGAATATTAAAAAATCATATTATGAATTTTTAAGCGTTATAATTTCTATTATTATTTATATAATTATAAGAAATTATCTCCCAAAATATTTTAGTATAATTATTGTATCAATTGTCATATCTTTTATTTTTGCTTATTTTGAAAAAAACAAATTTAATATTGGTGATGATAATAATGAATGATTATATTATTATAATTTTATTAATGAGTATTGTTACATTAGTTCCAAGAATCCTTCCTTTTTTTATTTCCGAAAAATTAACGTCTAATTCTTTTTTAAAAAGATTTTTCAAGTATATTCCTTATTCGATTTTAGGAATGTTAATAATTCCTGATATTTTTTATTCCACGGGAAATGTTGTTTC
This is a stretch of genomic DNA from Marinitoga hydrogenitolerans DSM 16785. It encodes these proteins:
- a CDS encoding ABC transporter substrate-binding protein — protein: MKKLVLVLTILLVISSVFAASNDLEIFSWWTGGGEEEGLLALFAKFNQYYPNINIINAAVAGGAGTNAKAVLKTRMLGGNPPDSFQVHAGMELTDTYVIPGLMEPLTEYLREWGVYDKFPKDVMKIVSYQGEVYSIPVNVHRGNVVFYNKKLFKKLGLTKEPKSWSEFFAAMKKAQEAGYIPLALGDKNKWTLTHLFENIMLSLFGPEGYKGLFEGTTSFDSPEMEMSLVLLEEMIPYFNRDHSALTWQDAGRLVFEGKALFNVMGDWEEGYFKTLGWKPGVDFGWFAVPGTSDAFMFISDTFGLPKNAPHRENALKWLKFISTKEAQDIFNPIKGSIPARIDADKSKYDVYLTWSMNDFATVSVVPSIIHGSAAPEGFITTLNDSLNRFIVKKNISNTLRDILWAAEDEGYLTE
- a CDS encoding glycoside hydrolase family 36 protein; protein product: MKILNNFFDGDYLEIKETGYSIKFKVEKIPEGFIIRGKIKGFLNKIELFEDNVEEELLINNWQSWGVTKKINILNYKIKKTDEWKNYMKYIIHPMPEYLEKNIISDYFLGKKNKLYGFLSSKIAHPYFEIKNNKIIACLEYFGKYSDDYIDMEPLIILENKKLEKLLEIYADYVKFELKPRFFKWNPKKWFSEYQYFEKLTWEDVIKKLELLKEYNYEIFQLDNSWQEDIGDWIPKKTFPTFNRIVEKIKKYGYKSGLWLAPFSVSETSTIFQNHRDWLVKNKDGNPKIVYFNFEKNIYALDVTHPEVQIYLHNIFKKMKEYGIHYFKIDFLFSGAVSGKRYLNVTPIEAYNIGMKIIREATNGDFLLGSGSPLLPSIGYVDGMQISTNIIPISNLEFSKFTHLNSNFIFNNIITRHFMNGKWWWNASEYMNIDNKKLDKNIIEMYLYILAILNNTSIQNNTFLKEMKRNNFNNLLDFRNNISYVGGFMNNNIFHINSYDVKWGNIKMEINLNKMKYHITYDENYPKLNKKTVINKDKRLFHYYEESDNNA
- a CDS encoding carbohydrate ABC transporter permease produces the protein MTRTKLFIYYTILIIFSLFFIIPFYVTIITSFKSLSEISIATMWDFPKHFSLDGFLTAFKKLSPNMKNSLYLTIPATVISSFLGSINGFALSKLKFKFSNLVFALLLFGMFIPYQSVLFPLIQFFQKIGLYGTIHALIIIHVIYGIPITTLMFKNYYEEVPDELIEAASIDGANLYDIYTKILLPISIPGFVVVAIWQFTNIWNEFLFAVTVTNNPSKQPITVALVNLAGSQVVEWNVQMAGALIAALPTLIVYIILGKYFIRGLLAGSVKG
- a CDS encoding AzlC family ABC transporter permease, with product MKEFIRGLKDGIPISVGYITIAIAFGILVKTYNYPSYVGWLMSLTVFAGASQFVAIEILKNASIFEIIITTFFLNLRHILMSSTIATKAEKNKYIYFLSFGITDETFSIAYFNNKNKISFNYLFGLILISYLGWNLGTVIGLLFSSTFNSNLKNSMSISLYAMFLSILIPNIKKSYYEFLSVIISIIIYIIIRNYLPKYFSIIIVSIVISFIFAYFEKNKFNIGDDNNE
- a CDS encoding LacI family DNA-binding transcriptional regulator produces the protein MKKNDITIKDIAKIAGVSINTVSRALNNKPDINIKTKKKILEIAKELGYIKNITASSLRNKKTKTIGVLFKDITNPFFVEVLKGIEKATKENDYSLVLMDVENDFEIEKKSLKIMAEKRVDGILISPVRKGKNNFKKIINLNIPYVIIGDHFENIDADEIYANDVKGGYLATKHLIENGGKNIIFLSVKNHNFVSYSRFLGYKKAFEEFNLTINKKLIFEIDEDVNAAYKKTIEFIDEKISFDSMFCFNDILAYGVIKALRENNIKIPDDVMVIGYDDIIYSSIIDLTTIRIPKFEIGYRAFHILLDKINNKSKEISKIILDVELVKRKTT
- a CDS encoding AzlD domain-containing protein; protein product: MNDYIIIILLMSIVTLVPRILPFFISEKLTSNSFLKRFFKYIPYSILGMLIIPDIFYSTGNVVSGIIGFITAFILSFLKMNSIIVIFFTVLIVYLIQ
- a CDS encoding carbohydrate ABC transporter permease; this translates as MSIQKRKSKIGFYIILPSLILIGIFVYYFIFLTIRTSFSNWNSFGSLLRGIYKFVGFRNYQRIFADQRFQTDLWNTLFFTLFFITGSIALGLFLANLIDRGIKGSRFFQNLFLFPMAIAFVVTGTVWSWIFAPGNIPKDPQGINLLLKNFGLEKLQWLWYTSSESVGNFNLALIPVIIAAIWQMSGYIMAMYLAGLKAIPYEILEAAKVDGANDRYIFWKIKMPLLKPITLSAMIVLGHISLKIFDLIYAMTGSGPNNVTDVPAIYMFELTFRSNKYAMGSAISVIMLLMVAVIIIPYLYFSLRRDVNS